The following are encoded together in the Humulus lupulus chromosome 5, drHumLupu1.1, whole genome shotgun sequence genome:
- the LOC133777435 gene encoding protein SPA1-RELATED 2-like isoform X1 has product MSDLRHRILPPNFLLENPKEARFCLWLLHPEPSSRPTTREILQSEVVNGLQEACPEELSLAIDQDDGESELLLHFLESLKEQKQKDASKLVEDIQCFEGDIEEIERRHPSKHLAHDDSSVHGKQNVSVHREPSSSDKLSQLSPVSNTSESRLMKNMSQLENAYFSMRSNIQLPETDVVVRQDNELLKNRDSWYLAQKDEEKQNSSDCLGAFFDGLCKYARYSKFEVRRVVRNGEFSNSSNVICSLSFDRDEDYFAAAGASKKIKIFEFNSLLNDFVDIHYPVIEMSNKSKISCVSWNNYIKNYLASTDYDGAVKLWDVSTGQVFSQYNEHEKRAWSVDFSKVYPTKLASGSDDCSVKLWSINEKNCLGTIRSLANVYCVQFSAHSTHLLAFGSADYRTYCYDLRYAKTPWCVLAGHGKAVSYVKFLDSETLVSASTDNTLKLWDLKRSLSANACSLTFTGHTNEKIDVGIGSSSFARGVIDLVLGYVTSLVIDLAISIKVEVPGAEGSHPKLLTRMKV; this is encoded by the exons ATGTCGGATTTGCGCCATAGGATCCTTCCTCCAAATTTTCTTTTGGAAAATCCCAAGGAAGCTAGATTCTGTCTATGGCTACTTCATCCCGAACCATCATCGCGCCCAACAACAAG GGAAATCCTGCAATCTGAAGTAGTTAATGGATTACAGGAAGCATGTCCAGAGGAGTTGTCTTTAGCCATTGACCAGGATGATGGTGAGTCAGAATTACTATTGCATTTCCTCGAGTCATTAAAAGAACAGAAGCAGAAGGATGCCTCTAAGTTAGTGGAAGACATACAGTGTTTTGAAGGAGATATTGAAGAAATCGAGAGAAGACACCCTTCCAAACACTTGGCTCATGATGACTCCTCTGTGCATGGAAAGCAAAATGTATCTGTTCACAGAGAGCCTTCTAGTTCAGATAAGCTCTCCCAATTGTCCCCTGTTTCTAACACAAGTGAATCAAGATTGATGAAAAATATGAGTCAGCTTGAAAATGCATACTTCTCTATGAGGTCCAATATTCAACTTCCTGAGACTGATGTAGTAGTGCGCCAAGATAACGAGTTATTGAAAAATCGTGATAGTTGGTATTTGGctcaaaaagatgaagagaaacaGAATTCAAGTGACTGCCTGGGAGCCTTTTTTGATGGCTTGTGCAAGTATGCCCGTTACAGTAAATTTGAAGTGCGCAGAGTCGTAAGAAATGGGGAATTTAGTAATTCTTCAAATGTAATATGCTCCTTGAGTTTTGACAGGGATGAAGACTACTTTGCAGCTGCTGGAGCTTCaaagaaaataaagatatttGAGTTTAATTCTCTCCTCAATGATTTTGTTGATATTCACTATCCAGTGATTGagatgtcaaacaaatcaaagatcAGTTGTGTTTCCTGGAACAACTACATCAAAAACTATTTGGCCTCTACTGATTATGATGGTGCAGTCAAG TTATGGGATGTTAGCACTGGTCAGGTTTTCTCTCAATACAATGAGCATGAGAAGAGAGCATGGTCCGTTGACTTTTCAAAAGTATACCCCACTAAATTAGCCAGTGGAAGTGATGATTGCTCTGTGAAACTGTGGAGCATCAACGAG AAAAACTGTTTAGGAACTATTAGGAGCCTTGCAAATGTCTACTGTGTCCAGTTCTCTGCCCATTCGACCCACTTACTGGCTTTTGGGTCTGCAGATTACAGAACCTACTGTTATGATCTAAGATATGCTAAAACACCCTGGTGTGTATTGGCCGGCCATGGCAAAGCTGTAAGCTATGTGAAATTCTTGGATTCAGAGACCCTTGTTTCTGCCTCCACTGACAACACTTTAAAACTATGGGATCTCAAGAGGAGTCTTTCTGCAAATGCTTGCAGCTTAACATTTACCGGCCATACTAATGAAaag ATTGATGTAGGCATTGGATCTTCATCATTTGCAAGAGGTGTCATTGACCTTGTCTTGGGATATGTCACAAGCTTGGTGATTGACCTGGCTATTTCGATAAAG GTTGAAGTGCCTGGGGCCGAGGGAAGCCATCCAAAATTGTTGACAAGGATGAAGGTCTAG
- the LOC133777435 gene encoding protein SPA1-RELATED 2-like isoform X2, with the protein MATSSRTIIAPNNKEACPEELSLAIDQDDGESELLLHFLESLKEQKQKDASKLVEDIQCFEGDIEEIERRHPSKHLAHDDSSVHGKQNVSVHREPSSSDKLSQLSPVSNTSESRLMKNMSQLENAYFSMRSNIQLPETDVVVRQDNELLKNRDSWYLAQKDEEKQNSSDCLGAFFDGLCKYARYSKFEVRRVVRNGEFSNSSNVICSLSFDRDEDYFAAAGASKKIKIFEFNSLLNDFVDIHYPVIEMSNKSKISCVSWNNYIKNYLASTDYDGAVKLWDVSTGQVFSQYNEHEKRAWSVDFSKVYPTKLASGSDDCSVKLWSINEKNCLGTIRSLANVYCVQFSAHSTHLLAFGSADYRTYCYDLRYAKTPWCVLAGHGKAVSYVKFLDSETLVSASTDNTLKLWDLKRSLSANACSLTFTGHTNEKIDVGIGSSSFARGVIDLVLGYVTSLVIDLAISIKVEVPGAEGSHPKLLTRMKV; encoded by the exons ATGGCTACTTCATCCCGAACCATCATCGCGCCCAACAACAAG GAAGCATGTCCAGAGGAGTTGTCTTTAGCCATTGACCAGGATGATGGTGAGTCAGAATTACTATTGCATTTCCTCGAGTCATTAAAAGAACAGAAGCAGAAGGATGCCTCTAAGTTAGTGGAAGACATACAGTGTTTTGAAGGAGATATTGAAGAAATCGAGAGAAGACACCCTTCCAAACACTTGGCTCATGATGACTCCTCTGTGCATGGAAAGCAAAATGTATCTGTTCACAGAGAGCCTTCTAGTTCAGATAAGCTCTCCCAATTGTCCCCTGTTTCTAACACAAGTGAATCAAGATTGATGAAAAATATGAGTCAGCTTGAAAATGCATACTTCTCTATGAGGTCCAATATTCAACTTCCTGAGACTGATGTAGTAGTGCGCCAAGATAACGAGTTATTGAAAAATCGTGATAGTTGGTATTTGGctcaaaaagatgaagagaaacaGAATTCAAGTGACTGCCTGGGAGCCTTTTTTGATGGCTTGTGCAAGTATGCCCGTTACAGTAAATTTGAAGTGCGCAGAGTCGTAAGAAATGGGGAATTTAGTAATTCTTCAAATGTAATATGCTCCTTGAGTTTTGACAGGGATGAAGACTACTTTGCAGCTGCTGGAGCTTCaaagaaaataaagatatttGAGTTTAATTCTCTCCTCAATGATTTTGTTGATATTCACTATCCAGTGATTGagatgtcaaacaaatcaaagatcAGTTGTGTTTCCTGGAACAACTACATCAAAAACTATTTGGCCTCTACTGATTATGATGGTGCAGTCAAG TTATGGGATGTTAGCACTGGTCAGGTTTTCTCTCAATACAATGAGCATGAGAAGAGAGCATGGTCCGTTGACTTTTCAAAAGTATACCCCACTAAATTAGCCAGTGGAAGTGATGATTGCTCTGTGAAACTGTGGAGCATCAACGAG AAAAACTGTTTAGGAACTATTAGGAGCCTTGCAAATGTCTACTGTGTCCAGTTCTCTGCCCATTCGACCCACTTACTGGCTTTTGGGTCTGCAGATTACAGAACCTACTGTTATGATCTAAGATATGCTAAAACACCCTGGTGTGTATTGGCCGGCCATGGCAAAGCTGTAAGCTATGTGAAATTCTTGGATTCAGAGACCCTTGTTTCTGCCTCCACTGACAACACTTTAAAACTATGGGATCTCAAGAGGAGTCTTTCTGCAAATGCTTGCAGCTTAACATTTACCGGCCATACTAATGAAaag ATTGATGTAGGCATTGGATCTTCATCATTTGCAAGAGGTGTCATTGACCTTGTCTTGGGATATGTCACAAGCTTGGTGATTGACCTGGCTATTTCGATAAAG GTTGAAGTGCCTGGGGCCGAGGGAAGCCATCCAAAATTGTTGACAAGGATGAAGGTCTAG
- the LOC133777435 gene encoding protein SPA1-RELATED 2-like isoform X3, whose amino-acid sequence MSDLRHRILPPNFLLENPKEARFCLWLLHPEPSSRPTTREILQSEVVNGLQEACPEELSLAIDQDDGESELLLHFLESLKEQKQKDASKLVEDIQCFEGDIEEIERRHPSKHLAHDDSSVHGKQNVSVHREPSSSDKLSQLSPVSNTSESRLMKNMSQLENAYFSMRSNIQLPETDVVVRQDNELLKNRDSWYLAQKDEEKQNSSDCLGAFFDGLCKYARYSKFEVRRVVRNGEFSNSSNVICSLSFDRDEDYFAAAGASKKIKIFEFNSLLNDFVDIHYPVIEMSNKSKISCVSWNNYIKNYLASTDYDGAVKLWDVSTGQVFSQYNEHEKRAWSVDFSKVYPTKLASGSDDCSVKLWSINEKNCLGTIRSLANVYCVQFSAHSTHLLAFGSADYRTYCYDLRYAKTPWCVLAGHGKAVSYVKFLDSETLVSASTDNTLKLWDLKRSLSANACSLTFTGHTNEKLNCLFCRLM is encoded by the exons ATGTCGGATTTGCGCCATAGGATCCTTCCTCCAAATTTTCTTTTGGAAAATCCCAAGGAAGCTAGATTCTGTCTATGGCTACTTCATCCCGAACCATCATCGCGCCCAACAACAAG GGAAATCCTGCAATCTGAAGTAGTTAATGGATTACAGGAAGCATGTCCAGAGGAGTTGTCTTTAGCCATTGACCAGGATGATGGTGAGTCAGAATTACTATTGCATTTCCTCGAGTCATTAAAAGAACAGAAGCAGAAGGATGCCTCTAAGTTAGTGGAAGACATACAGTGTTTTGAAGGAGATATTGAAGAAATCGAGAGAAGACACCCTTCCAAACACTTGGCTCATGATGACTCCTCTGTGCATGGAAAGCAAAATGTATCTGTTCACAGAGAGCCTTCTAGTTCAGATAAGCTCTCCCAATTGTCCCCTGTTTCTAACACAAGTGAATCAAGATTGATGAAAAATATGAGTCAGCTTGAAAATGCATACTTCTCTATGAGGTCCAATATTCAACTTCCTGAGACTGATGTAGTAGTGCGCCAAGATAACGAGTTATTGAAAAATCGTGATAGTTGGTATTTGGctcaaaaagatgaagagaaacaGAATTCAAGTGACTGCCTGGGAGCCTTTTTTGATGGCTTGTGCAAGTATGCCCGTTACAGTAAATTTGAAGTGCGCAGAGTCGTAAGAAATGGGGAATTTAGTAATTCTTCAAATGTAATATGCTCCTTGAGTTTTGACAGGGATGAAGACTACTTTGCAGCTGCTGGAGCTTCaaagaaaataaagatatttGAGTTTAATTCTCTCCTCAATGATTTTGTTGATATTCACTATCCAGTGATTGagatgtcaaacaaatcaaagatcAGTTGTGTTTCCTGGAACAACTACATCAAAAACTATTTGGCCTCTACTGATTATGATGGTGCAGTCAAG TTATGGGATGTTAGCACTGGTCAGGTTTTCTCTCAATACAATGAGCATGAGAAGAGAGCATGGTCCGTTGACTTTTCAAAAGTATACCCCACTAAATTAGCCAGTGGAAGTGATGATTGCTCTGTGAAACTGTGGAGCATCAACGAG AAAAACTGTTTAGGAACTATTAGGAGCCTTGCAAATGTCTACTGTGTCCAGTTCTCTGCCCATTCGACCCACTTACTGGCTTTTGGGTCTGCAGATTACAGAACCTACTGTTATGATCTAAGATATGCTAAAACACCCTGGTGTGTATTGGCCGGCCATGGCAAAGCTGTAAGCTATGTGAAATTCTTGGATTCAGAGACCCTTGTTTCTGCCTCCACTGACAACACTTTAAAACTATGGGATCTCAAGAGGAGTCTTTCTGCAAATGCTTGCAGCTTAACATTTACCGGCCATACTAATGAAaag cttaactgtctattttgcagATTGATGTAG